DNA sequence from the Sphingomonas taxi genome:
TTGGCCATCGCCACCGCCATCACCAGCCCGCGCGCCTTGAAGCTGCCGGTCGGCAACCGCCCCTCGTCCTTGACCCACACGTTGGCACTGCCCGCGCTTCTCGGGATCGGGATCAGCGGCGTCTCGATCTCGCCGAGGCTGACCACGTCCTCGGTCCGCCGCACCGGTAGCAGCTCGCGCCACCGCCACATGTCGGTCTGCCGTGCCGCCAGCGCGTCGCGCGACAGGGTCGTCTTCACCGCGTCGAGGTCGTAGCGCACTAGCAACGGCCGCCCGGCACGCGACAGGCCATGCAGCCGGTCCGCCTCGTAGCGCTCGCCGGTCAGCGAGCATTCGAGATGCGTGACGAAGGTCGGGCGATCGGTGGTTAGATTGGGGTTCATGGCGACGATACTAGCCTTGCCAACGGCATAGCGTCCACTTGATTGAAGTGCAGATCGTAGTTACGATTAGCTATGGACATCACGTTCGATCCGGCGAAGGACGTGATCAATCGTGCCAAACATGGCGTGCCGCTGGCTTTTGGCGAATGGATATTCGCTGACGGCAATGTGCTTCTGATCCCGTCGGCGCGACCGGAGGATGGCGAGGAGCGTTGGAAAGCGGTCGGCAGGGTCGGCGACCGTCTATGGACGGCAGTGTATGTCGAACGCGACCAGACGACCCGGTTCATATCGGTAAGGAAAAGCAACGATGCAGAAGCTCGCGGATATCATCGCCATTCCGGCGGATCCTGACGATCCTGAGGATTTCGACGTCACCGAAGAAGCGCTGCAACAGGCGCTG
Encoded proteins:
- a CDS encoding BrnT family toxin, with product MDITFDPAKDVINRAKHGVPLAFGEWIFADGNVLLIPSARPEDGEERWKAVGRVGDRLWTAVYVERDQTTRFISVRKSNDAEARGYHRHSGGS